The DNA segment taaggcAAAGGAGCAGTACAATGTACAATGacaagctgaaacaagcttacatccaagttaactacgtaagtaaaaaaaaataataaatacgagtgaagataaagccgaggaggtgactcagaggagaggttggttACTgcttcgagaccttattcctcctcaatacttttgcacgcccataactcaggcagcaaaagaacccaacttgagcctgacaccggtgaagaaaaggtgtagggaatctgacctcaggctaacaccatctacagaaaaggtgcagggggccggaagttgggaagctcCCGCAAAAATtcgcctgctacaaggcagacggcgctgatggcggaaattccttcttctgacataccaaaaatctggcatgaccagaacctgcttcggattttgactaaaagagggaggaataccCTCTTCCTCCcgtcaagacggaggactggcttgaatctgtgccatccttgtccataccgtATCACCTTGAGggttcggtgcctctgaagcgtgcggagatCTTTCACCCCCATTCACGCTTctaacatcttgctttgaggcagtggcactagaaaaaGAGATCGTGGGTATGGAAGATatatggttctgaagggaataggagagttcatgtgcaagtgaagtgatcccctatcctaTTTGTACCCAGAACTGAACTGGTAGCATTTAATTCATGCAAGTTCCCAAGGAACACTACGGATGAAGCAGACTTGACTCAATTTCCAACttcatcctcagccgtaggatttgaagatcctcgagaaggcgcacctcgaacaccgggacaccaaaaagtaccgcgtgacccaagagtacggaaatgcctcttaatttgtgggcccagtaaattcgcggcccaagcccgctcagcatatgggcccagggacagaaccaaggccttgcatggtcctcggactcaagcctatggggaaaccaagtacaaaaaagaaaatcttataagttttggacagaaccaaggccttgcatggtcctcggactcaagcctatggggaaaccaagtacaaaaaaaagaaaatcttataagttttggacagaaccaaggccttgcatggtcctcggactcaagcctatggggaaaccaagtacaaaaaattattattattacaagttttggacagaaccaaggccttgtatggtcctcggactcaagcctatggggaaaccaagtacaaaaaattattattattacgagttctgGACATAACCCAGGTCTGGCATGGTTttcggacccaagccaaggtggtaagtattactttttattggtctgccttattatgccaagcactttttattagagttatggcaacatcttttttattaaagtattttggtcttagttgacATTGAtctagatgctatattattgtgccgagcggcgcttgcaaatttataaaacagagacaaaacatgcaaaatgaaatagaaacaacttttattaatatgaaaaattattacaatgtacaaaaaggggcttcaacaagcctatacaaaagaggggctgccgaagcagcactaacatccacagtacagataagcaaacggtcaagcgccttttaaacctgtcttcaaagtctctccaatctctgcctcattgttgctcatactaagagaagaacttgcttcaaaaaaaaaaaaaagaatgaagaagaaggaaatagtaaggaagaaatcaatgaagaagatggaggagatgaatgaagaagatggaggacatgagtaagagaaggaggagaagaagagggggagagatgaagagacaaagagaggagcaaaagagggagaaggacagcaccagggcggaaccggtgctgggaagactataagaggagggcggaggagggcaccagtgagcaaagagagggagaggcAGGAGCACTTCgtccctgcctcagccctgactcctaacacactggtgccatgttaggtacgctcgtgaggagccgggtggtgctgatattagatgttctcgactcagtcacgccaagaattcgacgtgacgagcccctgcttcggattttggctgaaagagaggcgggacagatcttaagtctgcgccatccttgccctgagcgagccatttcaagctttatcagaacatggagttttgaggaggggcatggttccttcatcattcgttatggtaggcgtatactgatatggtgtataacaaacgggctaagcagaCGCTAAAGAAAGCTACgagtttcagatctcagaaggaaggaaaggggtctgcacgaaagtgatggcctcctgcttgccttcttataggaagggcaaaacggagggtattaaatgcattctaGTTTCCTAAAGAATCTGAAGagaaaagaggcgtccgttccatttccccaccttatcagatgagccgccggacataaatgagcctcgtaaaggggattcattaagggcgcgtctgggacagccaagcggcaggagtagatcacgagcagattaaacggaatcccttgaaaaccggctaacttcctggacaggtggaaaaccgctcacataaatgcggggttaAACTAAATAAGCcacattaagggcccgggtttgccaaaaccctccttcccaACCCGGAAGTcagatagaagggttttgatgggctattgtggggcccaataattcatggaccaggcccatttgcccttaaagagtccaaaggcccgagccgaggagaattgtggcccaagctctacaatacagagcacaaaacaattttgggaggcagccgaggacagttcagtcctcggcagatcctgaatcccaccggaataaaggggtaaaactggtatagggatgaatttgtaaggagatccagaatatcttggggaagttatccttactaccctttcagataagacccaacacgtgacagagccatactctgcagccttatcaaccatccccaacaattatgggattagactgatgggacaaatatcagtcttgtaaagattgaccctacacgtggacgaaggacagttaacgcagactagtataaaagaagaaagtaagtaactCGAAAGAGGACTCggattccacctccaaaaaggagagacgatctgggtgagaacatctcaaccacacctgagattacagcaaaaaacccatcgtcgggtaaccggggtaagaccctaatggtcctcggatccagtccgaggaggcccatcccctaggatgcgatgccgtagggcttaaacattcaagcccaaatcctttgaCCGGGCACctccccgtgaccaacggctagcttttcaagcccactctctacaaatcatattgtgagggatcttttatgcgcgagcccaacatccttattgggccgctagagaattgtgtccttacagtagCTAATATAGATAGGCATGTTTCATGCCtactaaaaaatgcatatatatatatatatatattttttacattcttgattgtgtgttactaaaaaaaaccctttttgtTGGATATGgtttcaattgttgcaaaaataactaaatttgagtaaaaatgccatatttcaaatcaattgtttctcaaaaaaaaaaaaaaaaaaaaaaaaaaaaaaaaaaaaaaccaattatttcttatataaatcttagaaaaatgatattaaaatttcattatgcttaaaataattaatataacaaaataaacatatttattatgtTAGTAATCTTTTTAATTACATAGAATACATACTACCGTGTTAGTTCCACACAAACACATGAGCGTGCGCATGCACACACACTCAaaggagttagaaaatttaacggattaagattaattttagtggatttacaaatatttaattttttttataacttttgtgACAATTATTGTCAAAACAACTAAATATAAGtaagaatgtcatattctaaatttattattattattatttcaactaaaaattatttcctatatagagtttataaaaataattatataaattcatttaaatataaataatgaatgTACTacaatagataattaatatatgcatttacttTATTGGCtaattcaatgaactaatactttaatataaatgcaaactttgttaaagtagaaaactaaataaagaGAACTTCAAAAAATGTGCGGGTTtatgcttttatatatactagtgttTAACCCGAACAATGCGCGggataatttttaatttttaataaactcAATCCAGTTCCTCTAATTTTGCTTTAGAATAACCCAAACGTAACCTTTTCTATCCCAAGTTCTTTGCAGGATTTTATCGAACACCTAGTACTCATTTTAATAACCCTGTAGAACCCAATCACTAATACAACTccccaaccccaaaaaaaaaaaaaaaaaaaaaaaaaaaaatctaattaaaacaaaattagccAACATTTATAAAGTTCATCCACTTCTTCTGGATCtctcttttgtttaatttttcttccttatttttttttataatggaaGTTTACTCAACATTCCCAAATTGTTTTCAATATGCAACATTAAGAAGTAGGAAAGCAACAACAAAGTAGCATTGATCACATGAATAAGGACCTAAATAGGCTTGCTCTTGTGACTACATTATTAAGTCATGTAACAAATGAAAAGAAGTAACTACATAAATTGAGAAATCAACACAGAACATGTAAGGAAACCAAATGAATTAATTGCCTAAATAGCTGTATGTTATAGCAAAAAGAGTGTTGAAATTACAACcaaccaaaaaactaaaaaactaaataatgaatttactatatatatatatatatatatatatacaaaatatagaGATGAAGGATAACAATGCAACAACACATCAGGATTCCAAAGGTAAGCACTGATTAATCACATCAAGTGCAACAACAGAAATAAAAAGCTACATGATAATTTCTGGAGCATTCTATATCAGAGTCAAAATCCCTTTTTCCCATGTACACACCACCtgtatgagaaaaagaaaattagaaccTTGAATAGAAGATATTACAAAAACAATCatcatattcaaaatattgtcactattttaattgaaaagttGAGATTCTTCCAAACAGAGGTATATCTGTGTTGCTGAATTACATGCTCCTCCTAAAAATAACTCCATCATTGCccaaactttcattaagctttgACCTATATCACATTAAAAGTAAGTCCCTCTCTCCCACCCTCAGTTTCACaatgattataaaattaacACAATTATTATGTAATAAGAAGTAAATTATTGATTCcatacaaacaaaaagaaactataaaataaacTGATACAAACCTGAGGGAGAAAGAAGCCAATGATTTGAATAATTCAGGTACTATTGGGAGAATTATACACAtcataaaacttaaattataaacaataaaaataaattttagaattaaaaaacagcagaattttatcaaacaatttgAAGCATATAATAAAATGTATATATTGATTATATCTTAGGCATAGCAAAGCTGATCAGTGTTGtcaatttcaaaaacttagcagtctcaattttcaaaagagaaaaaatactAATTGTAATGAATTTCGTAAATGATCactcaaaaccaaaccaatctAATTCAAGCCAAAACTAAcacaacaataatttaaaatgttaaaaattaacAACTGGCCAAATTACCTATCAGTGGCATGCTAATGGAAGCCTAACTCAAAACCAAATCTAATTGAAATAGCTAAATCTAAACCAATCCAACCaagaaattcaaacctaaatcatattcaAACCCCAGATTTGAAAACGAAaaggaaaaaaccaaaaacaataacTTTACCGGTTACAGGTATACGGTGGCCTGTCTCTCTGTGCCTTACAGACTCTATTTGGGTGTATGATGTTCCGGCAGAAAGACCTAAAATAagattgaaaaaggaaaataaatattagaaaCGGAAATACCCAATGATTTCAATCCTATACTTATTTAATCTCAATGTTTTCATAAAGATTAGAAATAGAAGCACCCAAAAACCCGAAACAAAAACGAATCTAATCTAAacatatcaacaaaaaaaacccaaatggcCGAATCtagaaaatgggaaaaaaaattgtaccgGTGCTGATTCCGACGATCTGGGTGGCGTATGGTCATAGTTTTTTCTTCATGTATGCTTGCGGTTCCGATGGCCCAAGTATGGCGAGGGAACAAGCAATGGCCAGCCATAGATATTCTTCTCTCTTGGTGCCTACAAACTCTGCTTGCTTCTTCTATCTCCGTATCCCTtaatcaaaagtcaaaaccGAATCTAACCCAAAATACCAATTTAAATCATAATCAACACCCAATTGATtctccaaataaaaaccaaaaaccttaaatttttaaatttaaaacagaGCTATACCAGTAGCGATTCCAATTCCCATAGTCGGGTAGTGAGTGGCGGCTTACGGTGATGGCAGAAGATCTGGGTGGCGCCCTTGTCTCCATCTTTGCCCCTCTATTTCATTCTTGACTCCTCTTCGTTCTTGACGCTTCATCTTCCTTACTTCTTCTTATTCCAGGGAAAGAAATTAGCGGACAGTTagatgaagaaatttgacaggAAGTGAGAGACAGCTTTTCATTCTTGATTGCAAACTGCAGTTTTtaatctctcaatctctctctccttctccgttctctgcctctctatttctctgtctctcttttctctcggtctctctttctcctttctccGTGTAGcaatccttctttcttttctttctttttttttcttcttaagcggttagttttcttttttataccaAGAGGGCTCCAAACAGTGTTTAACGtagtgaaaaattataatttatcatttttaaacgGTGTTTCAGTGTTACCAAACAGTATAATGTATCGTTTTTTAAAGTTATACATGTCTGAATTTTAGGTAggtactttttttatttgtcattaCCTCCTTAATTCTAGGAActcattttctctcagtttttgctattatatatatatatatatatatatatatatatataatattgattCCTATACCATTCCTCACAACGTTCGAAATCTTACACCTTCATGGTTTAGGAATAGTTTCCTTTGTATACAAGTCCCACTATCCCTTCTCTTCAACATCCATGAAACTTAAACACGAACCTTTTGTCTGTCTTTGTTAATTTCTTTCGTTTCTTATGTTTCTTGCGCTACAATCCAAGCAAAACCAAGGAGAAAAAGATGGCGAAAACAGTGAACTTTCGTTGGAACCATCGCTTTCATTTGAGGCCAACACAGAAAATTCCATAACCGATGACATTATTTCTTCCTCTGCTTCTGAAACTACTGAAAAAGAGCCTAAGTTCCATAATTTTATACCTATTCCAGTGATCGATCGACTCCAATCCAGTTTGGTAAACAAGTTTGGCCCCAAAACCCATCATGACTCTGAGGAGGTTTCAACGGAATTGAAGCTTGGTTTATATGACCCTTGGGTtatgaagaagaagattacAGCAAGTGATATTGACGGTTTGTCAAGGCTCTTGATAGCAAAGGACTTGGTAAGGGAGCATATT comes from the Quercus lobata isolate SW786 unplaced genomic scaffold, ValleyOak3.0 Primary Assembly Scq3eQI_165, whole genome shotgun sequence genome and includes:
- the LOC115973684 gene encoding putative B3 domain-containing protein At1g78640; translation: MFLALQSKQNQGEKDGENSELSLEPSLSFEANTENSITDDIISSSASETTEKEPKFHNFIPIPVIDRLQSSLVNKFGPKTHHDSEEVSTELKLGLYDPWVMKKKITASDIDGLSRLLIAKDLVREHILPQWDTSFIEGIKDGVAVAVWDFDTKTEHQLRFKQWSSNGSYVFNGMWNRDFVGGN